Below is a genomic region from Amyelois transitella isolate CPQ chromosome Z, ilAmyTran1.1, whole genome shotgun sequence.
GCAAAGAAGAAGTGAAACAAGgatcttttaataaaatattgaagtaATCTTGTGGTGTTATCTCAAGAAAGATACTCATAACAGTATAAAACCttgataaaatgaaaattaaaacaaggTCATCTAACTAGCAATTGCAATAATGTACCTatctgtttaaataaaaatattcatatcttCAACAgtgaataattttgtatagatAGCATATCCAATCAACATATTTGTGTCATTACAACTTCATATATCATATGCATAGGTATTTTTAccgtgtttaatttattaagttgATTTGGATATATAACAAGAACATTTGGTATACAATGCTACAGTTTACCTATGATAACCAAGGATATGATGCCGGAATACAACTATTCTGGCATCATATCCTTGGAAcaagaaatatacataaaacatataaactaaataaacaaaaatacttgTTAAACTATTCCTTAcatgagagttatgaatgtagatgaagtgaacgaagtatgcaaggattgtgggaagtggaaaaatgtagacTCTACCTACAAGACATAATTTTATGTCTACACACTGTACATAGTCAATGAGTGACTATAGTACAGTGTGTAGACATAAAATTATGTCATGAGACATCTTTTAATGCTGTATAAATATTGCCATTGAGGTAGATGTTCATAATTTTCATTCCCTTTaatgtgtcacagacaagcacactatttcaaattaatttaaaaaaagtcccTATTCATAATGTCTTATCACCTGCAAACTGTAGGTCACAAAATGTCTAGACCACTAGATAACAGATGTGCATCAATCTGTCCCAcaacaaaatatgaattatcATTTCATGAGATATAGCCATTATCACACTTACTTGCCAAGGGTATCATCCATGTCTCCCCTGCTTGGTGTGATGCCTTTCCACCTTCCCTTGCAGCTTAATGGCATCAGCTCATCAGCAGGGTATGCATTATTCATGTATGCATCATAAGCATGATAAAACATCTTCCTTGCTTCCTCCCTGGGTATCAGAAATGATTAGTTGGCATGGTATCTAATTCCCTTCATGCAAGATAAAGGAACTATACCTTTAAACAGTAAGTCAACTTTGCGATACTGACTTACCAAGAACATCAGAAAATCCATGAACAAGAAAGTAATACCTCTAATTGTGTAAGTAATATGTGTTGTTGGTCTATTTTCATAATAGATCAGTCCAGTACAAAAGTAAGAATGAAAGAGAATTTAGGATTAATGGAAAATTATATCCTAAATGTGCGTAGGGATGTACAAATTCTAGTTTgtgaattatattattgtttattttactcatTTGCTTAACATTTGTGTAGTTACTTTTGACAATGACCTACCCATTTCCAAGATTACAGAAAGATTGTATCGATTGTTAAAGTAGATCATTTTAAGAGTGTCTTGCACAATACCCAtgtagttaaaattaatttaagaatacTTAGTAAAGGCTCAGTTCTTACCTTAGATTAAATCTTTCTACTGTTGTCATACGGGAAGCTGTTGATTCTTCTTCTGTCTTAACACATATagcgaaaataaaaactaacaaaactCGATATGCCATTATTATCACCATATCACAATGTTTTCGAATGACTAGCGCTCACTTCTTTAAACAGGCaggtaagatttttatttacaaagaaaattaaacaaaattattaaaagttagtattaaattatacaaaactcacattttaaagaaaatgaaacaaacacCTTGTTTTCCTACAACTAGTTACAAAACCACCATGACACTTAAGTTGACCTGTCCTGCTGAGCTGCCTGCCCTGCCTGCTGTCTGTTTGATAgggatgtaaaaaaataattgaatgaaaCGATTACATGAACATTGATTAACATTACAAGTACTCGATAACATTTAAGTCGATTATCGACTGCCACACCAATATTTCACGCCTCACGCACATTGACAATCTTTGAGTCAAAAAAGATAATCACTACGTTTTACTTTGAGTAAATGTCACACCATTagtcaagaaataaataaaatcaattgcGCATGCATAATGAAAGTATTTTCAATCTATAtctattacatataataaaacagtaaaaatattttgtctgtacattaagtattttggactgaaatggatagaagaacacttagaatgaatattagaaagcaaaaatatattttttaaatttcttgtctgtctgtctgtatgtatgatcacaattatctccgaaagtactgaaccgatttacttaaacgatttacatcaaaatcggttcactaaaaaaaagttatcgacatttgaatgaactcaaggcatgagtttgcctgcaaataagttacgaaatttaaaattcaaagtcattttatcattatacaacagaattatacctataacatataaatataaatataagtgaaaggcgactaagggataggcttacaaacatgggattcttttttaggcgatgggcgagcaacctatcacaatttgaatctgatgctgaacgtggccattcagtctttataagccttcttttctgtttttttttctgtgattttattaaatcactGTCACTTAATGAAGTGATGACTTACCTATAACGGCTTCTGAACACCTACACTTCTAAAACGGCTTGTGAATCTactaatataacaaaacaaaaataaaacgtaaacACTAGAAATTTGTCAAAACAGAAAATTATTCCCAACTAGctattgcccgcgacttcgcccgcgaAAATTGCGACTTGAATCTACAAAAATGTGAACCCAACCCAACTTCACAGCCTCACGCGCCAACCACTGACCCATGGTTAcagtggtgtcgaaattaaagtagacttacaaaccaaaaatctttttacgtgaGAATTACGCATGTTATGTGTGGCAAAAGCAGGATATTATCAAACTATAATtaacatataggtataatgctgtcgtacaatgataaattactttgaatttaaaatttcgtaaCCTATTTGCAGGCAAATTCATGCCTTGAGTTAATTCAAATGACGCTAACTTTtaatgaaccgattttgatgaaacaaactttaaatgtttgtctgagttaaaacaaagtaattggagaaagttttaagtaaatcggttcagtactttcggagataagcaTGATCattcatacagacagagagacagacaaaaatttaaaaaaaaatgtttgcttTCTTATTGTCCCTCTATCTatttcagttaaaaataaaaaatactaaatatacagacaaaatatttttactgttttattatatttttagataacCGAAAACGTCAACAAGATAGtaggttcaaatcaaaattcGGCACACACTGTACATCAAAGTATTTAACGCTGACATtccattaaatattatataaatttcaattaattcaaTTCATCTATTCAAGTTAACAAtatattctctcgtccacatttctattctaattctAAGTTAAGTCAATTGTGAAGTTGaggttgttgaagaaaatgctgccgTGCAGTTTGTGCACTGGCGCTTTAGAAGCGAcagtaaatttacttttaagtcATTCGACATCAACCAATGTCgtgaaacttaaaaataaagaacagtTATTAACAGATGTctgaaatattaatgaatattttttttagaattttgagTAAAACATTTTTGCGATCACCAAGTCGGACGTACATACTTCTTGGTGACCGcaataatatatgtaagaCGTTTCGTTACACGCGGGCAAAGAAAGGCAGAAAACCGCTGCGCGGGGGCAATgcactcaaataaaaaaggaacgCATTTAAACTTTGTGGATTCTCTTTCGGAACGACTTTTGGGTTTCGTGAGCATTCTAGtgttgttaataattttgtggATGACTGATGTTTTTGTTTGGTTTTTATATCAGAAATAAGTCTATATGAGTTTAACGAGCCTTTTTCTGAGGAACCCAATTGAGACACCACTTCCATAATTATTATGCGTATCCTCTCTTACCGCCACTCCAGTTAAATCTAAACGTAGAAAAGGAGAGAAGACTAGACATACTGACTTACTTTCATTTCTGTCTAGGTTTGGGCTTTGATgaggtaaaatttataaatgagtGGATACTTTTAGggcaaaattaaatgtttccaggtaatttaaattgctaaaaaaaaagaatacacaTATGGCCTCAACCTGAGACATGTCGACAAGATATTCTTCATCTTCcctcttttttttactttgtggttaacattaaattaaagacAGAGAAAATACATATTCTATCAACGGTGGTGAATATAAACAATAGGTAGCTTGAcagaacttttttttaacattttttcgATTTCTGTCAGCTGATCTTTCCTATATTGTAAAGAAGAAGCAGACAGATGTACGCTTAAGCAttcatcataaataataaataaaggtcATTTTCACGaagacaattaaaattaaaattggcaatgctgccagccttctgggcactcTCCCGcaagttgatgctatgcagggactgtacaatttgtaaatttaatttaagtttgtaattcgtttatttctttttataagaagttttattttttattttgcttattcCAAAATGATGTATTTAATGAAGacataatttgatatttagctatactaatattataaacctgaagagtttgtttgtttgaacgcgctatctcaggaactactggttcgaattgaaaaaatatttttgtgtattacattacgctgcaactattagaagcgaagaaataatggaaaataaaaaaaagggggaatattattcatctCTGAGGGCTTCaacgatgcccaaaataactatgccACGCGGACTAAGTCGAGCTAATCAGCTCAGTTCACCAATCAGCAATCGCTCTTAACCAAAAGAGCAATCGCACTTCCAGTTAGTATATTTCCGTGGTACTTACCTAGCCAACAATGTTCGGTTCGGGTTCGGGTCACGTGACTAAACATTAATACTATATTTCAAGCCGCCATATTGCATTTGTGCGGTGGTCAAAAGATTGTGCTGGCGcctaattttgtaatttattatattacataaattaaaaattactgttCTAACACTGTAAATTGGTGTTCTGAAGACtgttatttgaaattatttacaaaagtatACTGTGCGAAAAAGTTttgtgtgtaattttttttaagaaatagttGTGAGTTCCACCATTGAAGTAACCAAGTGGTGAACCAGAAAAGCATCACCTACATCATCCCGTAGAGGTGAGTTTGTATTCCATTGAATAAGTACCGTACtgaaaattgaaaagaatATAACAGTTTTTATTGTCTTGTCGAGTTAGAAATTAATGTACCGGCTTGAATTGTTTACATAAAGATCTCTAAAGCTACTGTTCTTGTGCATATAAAATATCAGTAGAGTGGTTAACGgtattatcataaaaaagataatgatTAAGTATTCTGATGATTgctgttttgtttattatttcaatttggaGCGAAATTTATATGCTGTCTTTTGGTTTTCGAGTTGAGTATACACACgtaaatatgtaaacaaagtTAGAGACCTATAGTTTTTAGttgatttttaatgttttcttgTATTGGATGTGACCTTTGAATAAATAGGATATTTTGTACACGTAGCTGTAAAGTGCGGTACCATGGAACCGCCATTTTGATTGCTAGTGCCTTGCCAGGGGGGGAAGAGGGGCGGCGGGAGGGGGCAGGTtcactataaaaaatatgacgcTCAGACACTAGGTATCTCATTCTCATAATCATGACTATTAGAAACATAAcctattatttgttttgacaGGTGTAGGACATGGAATGTAGCATTGAGACATTATGAATGGCACTATGGATGAGCCCATGAATACCTCACTTCCAGAGTCCCCTGAAAAGCAGCTTAATGTAAAGGAAGTCACCAGTGAGAATTTTGAGGATGGTTCAAACCATTGTGAAAATAGCAACAATACTGAAAATGACAACCACTTAGATAGTGAGGCCAGCCAGGAGGGTCCTGCCCATACCAATGTTGAGGATTCGGCCAATGATAACAGTAATGACAGTAAAACTGCCATAAAAGATTTAGAATCATTAAATACTGAATCACTTTCACCTAGAACCGAGCCTGTACAGGAAAACGGCACTAATGTTCCTGTACATAATCACTGTGTTAATAGCAATGAATCCAATCCAGAATCAACAACAagcttaaaaagtaaatcagaATTAGAAGACAATAATGAGCATGATACTGAAGGTTTGCAAAATGAATCAAAGAAGAAGGAATCCCCAAATATTGCCATTGACTATCCTGaggtaaacatattttaattttactataaactttatttattaaatattgtacattttttcATGTTTACTTAGCAATACAAATTTCAAGATACAAGtcccaataataaaattattataaaaaaaattaaagactaTTTGTATTAATACCTATTTACTCTTCAGCTATACATATTTAACAAGGTAGGAGCCACGGATTTCCCTGATTTCCCTGCTCTTGAATTTTCTGTAATAATACcctgtaaatttaatttatttctgtgtaaaacatacatacatacatatggtcacgtctatatcccttgcgaggtagacagggccaacagtcttttcaagactaaatggcctcattcagctatttggcttaataatataattgaaattcaaatactgacaggttgctaatccatcgcctataaaagaatcccaagtttgtgagcctaaaGCCCTGTGTAAAATTCTATCAAAATCTGTCTATTacttattgaatatttttattaaataatattagtatgaataAAAGTAAACTAATTATGTAATCTTTTTGGATTTTATAAGGTATTAGTAAAGTTATCTAAAGTCCAAACACACTCCAGTTTTACTGTATGAAGGGTTTATATGTTCAAACAGTTAATGTCATAGTCTATTCTGTGGGGGTACGAAAATGCTTAATGTGTACaactaaaacaataaacaactAACTAAATgagaaacatatttatattatgggAGATTCTTAGAGTTCGGAAAATCACATAAACTATACTAACactagattttaattaaaatcttaaaattggtagttttttataaatattgtccGCGACTTCATTCACCATAAGAGTTTACTGAAAAGCTGAGCCCTGGTTAAAATATATCCAAGAAACATTTTTCGAAAGATTTAATCAGTCTCGTATGCTTGTATTCTACATATTATGCGTTAAAAACACTAATTAAAAGTCACAGGACTGAAACATTGAAAGAAATGTTTTTGAACATAgatttctaaatgtttttcaaATCTGCTAcatactttaaatgttttcgaCATAACCAATTACTAGAcataatttaacataaaaataaatttaacatttaccATGTTTCAGGAAACAGATGAGGTTGATTCTGAAGAAGACTCATCAGATGAAGGTTCAGAAGTATCTGCCGTACCTAAGCCTGAAGACACTGTGAGTATCAACTCTGATTCAGATGTTGATGGTGGAGATGAAACTTCACAAGAAAGCactaatagaaataaaagtaatgatGTAATTATAATAGATAATGAGAAATTAACTGAAAACCACAATGGTAATTCTGAGGACTGTCGTAGTCCAGAGATACATGAAATAAACAGTGATAATGATGATGACTGTGTAGTAGCTGAAGACGTGAAACCAACTCCAAAAGTCATcaaaaaagttgaaaataaagtaCAGTTGCGTCGTAGTAGTAGGTCAATTAAACGCAAAAGATATACTGATGAAAATGGGGATGAATCTGATATAGAAGAAATTGAATTAGACGACCCATTGACCCGCAAAAAGCCTATTGTTATTAATGATACTAGAGGTTTAGTTGAGATGGCAAGTAAACAAGCAAAAATGAACCATGGAATTCGCCAAAAGAAAGAGCCAACTGTAGTCATAATAGATACAAATTCTATGTTATCAGGGAAAAACTCAAACCAACAGggtaaaaaatcaaatacatCTATAAGCTCTGCCCTGACTGCACAGAACTTGTACCAGAGCATTGTGGCCCGCGGCACAACTGTCACACCTGTGAGCAGTAAATCCAATACTAATAACACTAATATTCCTGTGGGCACACAGATTACAACTCCTTCGATATTACCATCATTGACTGATGATATGTTTGTCGTAGAAGCTCCTTCGTTTATAGTACCTTATGTTTATGAAAAGCCTTCATTGAAGCCATTTAGAGAATTCGTAGATATATTGGGGAAGGAACTTGAAGAACAGAAAGCCAAAGAAGAGAAAGAACGCCTAGAGAGagaaaagattgaaaaagagaaaagagaaaaagaaagaCAAGAAAAACGAGATAGAGGCGAAGAAGTAGAAGAATCAGAGGATGAGAAGGAGGTGACAGTTGAAAGCGTCAAAACAGATGAACATGAAGATGAAAAaaggaagaagaaagaaaaaaagagagGTAGGTTTGCTTTTCCTAATCCTTTTTCTAATATTCCCGATTATTTCTGCCATTCTATTTTGGAGTAATggattttatcaataaaaattattaatgttaaagtttaaaagtattattatttcacatgttatgtatatatatataacaaatatataacagaataatgttatattaaattaatgtttttgaaataagaTGGCACAGATTTTAGCTAGCTAACCTTGATTGATCAATTTTCAAGTAGGTATCTTTCGCTTATATTTTGGGACTACGTTATAAAGAAacaatcattataaattagttttgttgTGCAGCTCGAAGGAATCAAccaaatgatgatgatgatgcatCTTGGGATGGAGAAAGTTCTTCAGAATCCGAAGATGACATAATAAGTGATGAGGAAAACACCACTATTGTCATTAAAGATAAGGCAGATTCAATTGAAGAGATCAAGGATGTTACAGATTTGACTGTAGAGAAAGTTATCTCTGGCAAATCAGACAATTATTTTGATTGCTCATTAGGCAAGTTCTTTGTCAATATTGGACTGAATCTAGTCCAAGAATATGTACAGAATGATTTATTGAAACAACAGAATCGTAAACTTTATAGAGAGAAAAAGTCTGGACAGAACACTAAGGCCACAGAGTCATCTATTGCATCCCTTATGAAAAATGTAGAATttagtaaagaaaataatgccCCTTACAAATTTTCACAGAAAAAATGTGAACACTGTAGTTTTAAAAGTGAATCGATGTTGGCTATGGCACATCATTTAGAAACACctcatatgaaaaataatttgtacaaaTGTAATTATTGTACTTTCGAAATTAAAAGTCCTCATGATATTTTGTACCATATGGAGGCAGAACATAATGTAAGAGGGAAATTAGAAAGGGCCCCAGCATACCACCAATGTGCAAATTGTCCATTTGAAGACAATGGCAAGGGTAAACTTGCACGGCACTTGATTCCTTGTGCTAAGAAGTTCAAACCTGAGCTGAATCTAGCTCCTCCAGTTGAGTGGGAACCTCCAGCAAAAATACCAAAGGTAATTTACTACTTATAATGTGgatattttagtaaatattgtaagctaaataaaaaaaattgaggcCTATTAGAAAATGTGTATAGTGAAGTAACCTATCTACTTTTGAAATCTTATTAGCCAGTTAACAGTTCCACTTACTTTAATGAGATATTATTACACTTCGTAGATAAGCATGTCTTGACTATTTATTGATTCAATCTCAAAttgtttcttaaaatttttattagtttcctATTTTTTCATgtgtttttatagaaaataatttttaactccAGATTGCACGGGCTCGTAATAACATGATGAGTCCTTACCAAAACCCGTTCAACCGCACCATCGGCAACAATATCCACAGGCCGCCAATGAACATGGGCAATATGATGGCGGGTGTGAGTTCCTCATTCAGGCCACGCGGCCGCTCGCCCTTGGCCCCAGGTCCGCGGGGCAATGTGCACGGCATACCCATTCTGAGAGGAGGAGTAATGATTCGAAATACCCCACCTGTACAGGTATGTCTAGAAAACTTCTTTCTTAGGCACAAATACCAAATGATATGtgaattttataatcataaaagcattatgattataaaattcaCATATCACAATGATTAATCATAAGAAATTTTAGttatatattcattttattttgggaTTGTATTATTTCACATACTTCAGAAacattttgagaaaaaaatattaccttaaCGAAGAGCAGACTTTCTAAATAGGTATTTAGAAAGTCTGCTCTTAATTGCGTCTATTGTTATTTCAGAATAATGGCAAACCAAAGTCGTCACATCAGCCTTCTATCTCGATAACTCCGCTTCCTCGACACGCGTCTCCGGTACTCCCTCCACTGCCATCGCAGCATGCCAAGAGCGCTTTCGTTATCTGTGAAATATGTGACGGTTACATCAAAGACTTAGAACAACTGAGGAACCACATGCAATGGATCCACAAAGTCAAGATTCATCCTAAAATGATATACAACAGGCCACCGTTAAACTGTCAGAAATGTCAATTtaggtatgttatttttaatcagagttcattaattaaaatctaaaatctGTTTACAACTGAGCCCtacatacaattattatttatttatttgtaagaatatcattgtatatatataagattgtTTTCTATTTCAGGTTCTTCACAGATCAAGGTCTGGAAAGGCACTTATTAGGGTCTCATGGTTTAGTCACCAGTTCCATGCAGGAAGCTGCGAACAAGGGAAAAGATGCGGGGAGGTGCCCTGTTTGTGGCAGGGTAAGTAACATATCTAATTAACATTAAGAAGTCTCTTATAATCTTTGTGCCTTAATGTTCGAGAAATGCATTTTTTCAGGGTTGTCGTCCAGAGAAAATTCTGTCATTATAGTATAAGTTTCAATGATTTTCAACATGTAGGGAAACTTATTAaccacattttccatttattttataactaattaaatattaaatactaataGCAATCAATAATGTGTTTTACACAGGTTTACCAATGGAAATTACTCAACCATGTATCGAGGGATCACAACCTTACTCTCAAGCCAGCACATCTCTCATACAAATGTACCGTATGTACGGCGACGTTCGGCATGTACAAACAGTTTGAGAACCACGTGTACTCGGCGCACAGCGTGGTGGCCAAACGCGTTATGGATAAGAGCAAGCCAAGCCAACCCCCGGCCAAAACGAGCGACTCCCTTCTCAAGCCACTGAAAATTAATGACGAGATTACCATCATCCCACAACCCGCGAAGGCTGCCTCAGCTAAAGACAAATAAGGTATAAATCATTGATTAATTctcatttacataaaaacaaagttaaaagtatttcattttgtttcagTATCAAAGTTTACTTGGTCCTCCTAGAGGTGACTGACTCTTGAGTAACACCCTCACttctataatttttagttGCTGTTAATACTTAGGTAACAGTTGAGAAATATTTCCTAGTATTTTCCAATCCAGACGTGAAATGGTTTAAATTGCGTATCAGAATAGTGTTGAAGCTGTATTTTCTGTTttggtaccgtgtggttcccggcaattttataatagtacCATTCCATATTTTTTCCTATGCATGTCGTTAAAAGTGACAATTCAACACATACATAAAGCTGAATTcaacttttcagtcttttcaagactgttggctctgtttaccccgcaagggtaaaAGACGAGATTAATGTTGTGTATGTCTATTTTGTCTTTTGGTTGAAATTTTCCTCGCAGTTTGTACGAAAACTAACTTTTTActataaagatgaaattataAGAACACAATGTTTGTTTATGATGTCATACTTCAGAACATGCTTTTGCGAATGTGTATAAGAAATGCTTAACCGCAAATGCAAGAAAATGATAATCATAGGATTTTTCTGAACATCAAAATTTAAGCAATTGTGTTAAGACTAAAGAATATACAACATAATATACAATAGCTCACAAGCGCTTTATAAGATGTATGTGATTTCCCAATAAAATGCGACATTCCATACAATAAGcgatataagtataatatgaTGACTTTAATATGATTTCAAAGATGGGTCTCGTTAGTTCTTAGCAGGAGAGAGCGCCATGCGATAGTCAATAGTATATCACCACATTAACTgctacattaaaattataaatgcgaaagtttgttttaGGTATAAACAtatgtttgttaaatttacCCAACGGACTTGGATGACACTTCGAAATAAATACTACAATTTTCACGCAAGCGATTGACTAAAACCACCTATGAACTAAAAGTTTCATGTCATTTCAGCAGCTGTAAGGtgcaatttctttttatcgAATAGTAAGATTTGTCTCGCAAGCAAAGCATCGCAGTTAACAGATTTAGTTTCTATAAGAATTAACGATTGTTAGGCAGAAGATAAATTTTTTCGCAAGACTTCTGCGAATGTTAACATATTTTGTGTGCTGTTTCTAAAGCGAAGACGTAATTTACGAATGAAATAGTGCTTGCAGCGAATATTACATTGcgttaggattttttttgctatagtgtaataaaatgtaaaaaacatataatttgtttGACATGTCTAAATA
It encodes:
- the LOC106133767 gene encoding myb-like protein X, coding for MNGTMDEPMNTSLPESPEKQLNVKEVTSENFEDGSNHCENSNNTENDNHLDSEASQEGPAHTNVEDSANDNSNDSKTAIKDLESLNTESLSPRTEPVQENGTNVPVHNHCVNSNESNPESTTSLKSKSELEDNNEHDTEGLQNESKKKESPNIAIDYPEETDEVDSEEDSSDEGSEVSAVPKPEDTVSINSDSDVDGGDETSQESTNRNKSNDVIIIDNEKLTENHNGNSEDCRSPEIHEINSDNDDDCVVAEDVKPTPKVIKKVENKVQLRRSSRSIKRKRYTDENGDESDIEEIELDDPLTRKKPIVINDTRGLVEMASKQAKMNHGIRQKKEPTVVIIDTNSMLSGKNSNQQGKKSNTSISSALTAQNLYQSIVARGTTVTPVSSKSNTNNTNIPVGTQITTPSILPSLTDDMFVVEAPSFIVPYVYEKPSLKPFREFVDILGKELEEQKAKEEKERLEREKIEKEKREKERQEKRDRGEEVEESEDEKEVTVESVKTDEHEDEKRKKKEKKRARRNQPNDDDDASWDGESSSESEDDIISDEENTTIVIKDKADSIEEIKDVTDLTVEKVISGKSDNYFDCSLGKFFVNIGLNLVQEYVQNDLLKQQNRKLYREKKSGQNTKATESSIASLMKNVEFSKENNAPYKFSQKKCEHCSFKSESMLAMAHHLETPHMKNNLYKCNYCTFEIKSPHDILYHMEAEHNVRGKLERAPAYHQCANCPFEDNGKGKLARHLIPCAKKFKPELNLAPPVEWEPPAKIPKIARARNNMMSPYQNPFNRTIGNNIHRPPMNMGNMMAGVSSSFRPRGRSPLAPGPRGNVHGIPILRGGVMIRNTPPVQNNGKPKSSHQPSISITPLPRHASPVLPPLPSQHAKSAFVICEICDGYIKDLEQLRNHMQWIHKVKIHPKMIYNRPPLNCQKCQFRFFTDQGLERHLLGSHGLVTSSMQEAANKGKDAGRCPVCGRVYQWKLLNHVSRDHNLTLKPAHLSYKCTVCTATFGMYKQFENHVYSAHSVVAKRVMDKSKPSQPPAKTSDSLLKPLKINDEITIIPQPAKAASAKDK